From Numenius arquata chromosome 4, bNumArq3.hap1.1, whole genome shotgun sequence, a single genomic window includes:
- the GAREM1 gene encoding GRB2-associated and regulator of MAPK protein 1, translating into MDPGPPLGFSLKDVKWSAVAVPLDLLVSTYRLPQIARLDSGETVEGLRESDYLLIHSCRQWTTITAHSLEEGHYVIGPKIEIPVHYAGQFKLLEQDRDIKEPVQYFNSVEEVAKAFPERVYVMEEITFNVKVASGECNEDTEVYNITLSTGDELTLMGQAEILYAKSSKEKSRLNTIFKKIGKLNSISKLGRGKMPCLICMNHRTNESISLPFQCKGKFSTRSPLEVQMQEGEHTIRNIVEKTRLPVNVTVPSPTPRNPYDLHFIREGHRYKFVNIQTKTVVVCCVLRGNKIIPMHFPLHLTLPKFTLPDSLVKGELWHESLIQHWFNICQEQFDIDEYSRAVRDVKTDWNEDCKSPKKSRCTGHSHVPNSLSYARDELTQSFHRLSVCVYGNNLHGNSEVNLHGCRDLCNEWALFSHDALQYQESGDSSSDYLFPEVSEESMFLPTKPELPYEELWLDQGSGKAGDQPLTRSLSEKNKCDNYRGSFRSKCGTAPLPVPATVGATTKSSDVSLPPPPVPPKSEAVKEECRLLNAPPVPPRSSKPSSTSPSIPPRTVKPARQQTRSPSPTLSYYSSGLHNINVTESDNTNPAESTPVSCYPCNMVKTESKEPESTMPLGSPSTEALPSRLSWPNHFSGTAEGQNRSDFLLDPSRSYSYPRQKTPGTPKRNCPAPLTFDFDGCELPAGYSPLTPAEFTNTISSCPKSASYSLDCTDEKTLGVSNTKQSHSCPALPPRAPKSSEEKTATDLCPLPLKIDGAEEELKTGSPDLLEDQFLVKKGMQDTFSVSYPFSSPLHLQLAPRSCGDGSPWQPPTDLSGLSIEEVSKSLRFIGLSEDVISFFVTEKIDGNLLVQLTEEILSEDFKLSKLQVKKILQFINGWRPKM; encoded by the exons GGCAGTTTAAGCTGCTGGAACAAGACCGAGATATTAAGGAGCCAGTGCAGTATTTTAACAGTGTGGAGGAGGTGGCTAAAGCATTTCCTGAACGAGTTTACGTCATGGAGGAAATAACATTCAACGTTAAG gtGGCTTCAGGTGAATGCAATGAAGACACTGAGGTTTACAACATTACCCTTAGTACTGGGGATGAGCTCACTTTAATGGGGCAAGCAGAAATCCTTTATGCAAAGTCTTCGAAGGAGAAGTCACGACTGAACACCATCTTCAAAAAAATTGGGAAACTTAACTCAATTAGTAAGCTAGGCAGAGGCAAAATGCCCTGCCTCATCTGCATGAACCACAGGACCAATGAAAGCATCAGTCTGCCTTTCCAGTGTAAGGGCAAGTTTAGCACCCGCAGCCCGCTGGAGGTGCAGATGCAAGAAGGTGAGCACACGATTCGCAATATAGTAGAAAAAACCAGGCTGCCCGTTAATGTGACCGTGCCAAGTCCTACACCAAGAAACCCTTATGACCTGCATTTTATCCGTGAAGGGCACAGGTACAAGTTTGTCAACATTCAAACCAAGACTGTGGTGGTTTGTTGCGTGCTGCGTGGCAACAAAATTATTCCCATGCATTTTCCCTTGCACTTGACCCTCCCGAAATTCACTCTACCCGACAGTCTGGTGAAAGGGGAGCTGTGGCACGAATCCCTCATCCAGCACTGGTTTAATATATGCCAGGAACAGTTTGACATAGATGAGTATTCCCGTGCCGTGCGAGATGTGAAAACTGACTGGAACGAAGACTGCAAGAGCCCGAAGAAGAGCCGGTGCACGGGGCACAGCCACGTGCCCAACTCCCTCAGCTACGCGCGGGACGAGCTTACTCAGTCCTTCCACCGCCTTTCGGTGTGCGTCTATGGAAACAACTTGCATGGGAATAGCGAAGTGAACCTCCACGGCTGCAGGGACTTGTGTAATGAGTGGGCCCTCTTCTCTCACGATGCTCTTCAGTACCAGGAGTCTGGCGACAGCAGCAGCGATTACCTTTTTCCTGAAGTTAGCGAAGAATCGATGTTTCTGCCTACAAAACCAGAGCTTCCTTACGAAGAGCTGTGGTTGGACCAAGGGTCTGGAAAGGCTGGTGACCAGCCTCTCACTCGCTCTCTAAGTGAGAAGAACAAATGTGACAACTACAGAGGGTCTTTCCGATCAAAGTGTGGTACCGCACCTCTTCCTGTGCCTGCGACTGTTGGAGCAACCACAAAGTCTTCAGATGTTTCCCTACCTCCACCTCCAGTGCCTCCCAAATCAGAAGCA GTAAAAGAGGAATGCAGGCTCCTGAATGCTCCCCCCGTCCCACCGCGGAGTTCAAAGCCATCCTCCACCAGTCCTTCCATTCCTCCTCGAACAGTCAAACCGGCACGACAGCAGACCCGCTCTCCCAGCCCGACTCTGTCCTACTACTCCTCGGGACTGCACAACAT CAATGTCACAGAGAGTGACAACACCAACCCAGCTGAGAGCACACCTGTTTCCTGCTACCCTTGTAACATGGTGAAAACCGAATCCAAAGAGCCTGAGAGCACGATGCCTTTGGGAAGCCCCTCAACTGAAGCTCTGCCTTCGAGGTTATCTTGGCCAAACCATTTTTCGGGAACTGCTGAAGGCCAGAATAGAAGTGATTTCCTGCTTGATCCAAGCAGGAGCTACAGTTACCCCAGACAGAAGACTCCAGGTACGCCAAAGAGAAACTGTCCAGCACCTTTGACTTTTGACTTCGATGGGTGTGAGCTCCCGGCGGGGTACTCCCCGCTCACCCCAGCAGAGTTCACAAACACCATCTCTAGCTGTCCAAAGTCGGCAAGTTACTCTCTAGACTGCACTGATGAGAAAACTCTGGGAGTCAGCAACACAAAGCAGAGCCATTCATGTCCTGCCTTACCTCCCCGGGCACCGAAGTCAAGTGAAGAGAAAACGGCTACAGACCTGTGTCCCTTGCCGCTGAAAATAGATGGTGCCGAGGAGGAGTTGAAAACTGGTTCTCCAGACCTCTTGGAAGATCAGTTTCTCGTTAAAAAGGGCATGCAGGATACGTTCTCTGTGTCTTATCCCTTCTCGtctcccctccacctccagttAGCACCAAGATCTTGTGGGGATGGCTCTCCCTGGCAGCCACCTACGGACCTTTCTGGACTCTCGATAGAGGAAGTGTCTAAATCTCTGAGGTTTATTGGTCTGTCAGAGGACGTCATATCGTTTTTTGTTACAGAGAAGATTGATGGCAATTTACTGGTTCAGCTTACGGAAGAAATCCTGTCGGAAGACTTTAAGCTAAGCAAATTGCAGGTTAAGAAAATACTACAGTTCATTAATGGCTGGAGGCCCAAGATGTGA